A single region of the Sorghum bicolor cultivar BTx623 chromosome 7, Sorghum_bicolor_NCBIv3, whole genome shotgun sequence genome encodes:
- the LOC8063983 gene encoding BTB/POZ and MATH domain-containing protein 1 → MTMLEQRTIDSASREFRLNYEQTKRFAIDKAVYCDPFSICGHMWRIVCYPRGDIGSDSGEYLTLYLELLSTSTSGKAICDILLLNKNGKPCSRIASSRVCVPLPHSRNAAEWVFITSMYISFNNLEENFLTEGHITWVCSIMVSRDVSIPMPASDIGKHFGMLLDSMDGTDISFTIDNETFHAHRAVLAARSPVFKSELLGSMAESTMPNITLCDIAPATFRVMLRFMYTDALPRDDELGDSPLEMMRHLLAAADRYALDRLKLICAQRLLDGLSVDTVGTTLACAEMYSCLELKSKCIDFFTAGENFKKAFLTKGFIQLVQHFPSIIDELRERMGL, encoded by the coding sequence ATGACAATGCTGGAGCAGCGGACTATTGATTCGGCTTCCCGTGAATTCAGACTAAACTATGAGCAAACCAAGCGTTTTGCCATTGACAAGGCAGTCTACTGTGATCCGTTCTCCATTTGCGGGCACATGTGGCGGATAGTCTGCTACCCAAGAGGGGATATTGGGTCTGACAGTGGTGAATACCTCACACTCTATCTGGAGCTGCTGAGCACATCCACAAGTGGTAAGGCCATCTGCGACATCCTTTTATTGAACAAGAACGGTAAGCCATGTTCTAGGATTGCATCATCAAGGGTTTGTGTTCCTCTGCCTCATAGCAGGAATGCTGCTGAATGGGTCTTTATCACTAGTATGTATATTTCATTTAATAATCTAGAGGAAAATTTCCTGACAGAGGGACATATCACTTGGGTATGCTCCATCATGGTTAGCCGTGATGTCAGCATCCCTATGCCAGCCTCAGACATTGGAAAACATTTTGGTATGCTGCTAGATAGCATGGATGGGACTGATATTTCATTCACAATTGACAATGAGACATTCCATGCACACCGAGCAGTGCTTGCTGCCCGTTCACCCGTCTTCAAATCTGAGCTCCTCGGTTCCATGGCTGAGTCTACTATGCCAAACATCACCCTCTGTGACATTGCTCCAGCCACATTCAGAGTCATGCTTCGGTTTATGTACACAGATGCCTTGCCTAGAGATGATGAGCTCGGGGACTCTCCCTTAGAGATGATGCGACATCTACTAGCTGCGGCTGACCGGTATGCATTGGACCGACTGAAGCTCATTTGTGCACAGAGATTGTTGGATGGTTTGTCTGTCGACACTGTTGGTACTACCTTAGCTTGTGCTGAAATGTACAGCTGCCTGGAGTTAAAGAGCAAGTGCATTGACTTTTTTACAGCTGGGGAAAATTTCAAGAAGGCTTTCTTAACTAAAGGTTTTATTCAATTGGTGCAGCATTTTCCTTCCATTATTGATGAGCTTCGAGAGAGGATGGGACTATAA